Proteins encoded together in one Hevea brasiliensis isolate MT/VB/25A 57/8 chromosome 16, ASM3005281v1, whole genome shotgun sequence window:
- the LOC110660808 gene encoding uncharacterized protein LOC110660808: protein MEANICDINHLDADVLLPPRKRLLAGFKKQNSDGDAALAPPAVASSSSSASPSSPPPPTPSPSSPSPPSPTPCSPSSSEFQARLNNLLTSHFNNNRNLSPEEIVEASKSAADAAVKAAEAARATAQEKAIIAAKAVTAAKSALALVASFPEEAASKERNLQRNKLKKHVQVQLLYKKHQPIENYRADEELARKLHRVMNSSPRISKNPSSSDFKGHKNKKPKSSPTSERTRISNGSVAFGGNLSSMCNGHGVAGELDSEGSIGEVCTSTANEKTSKYEKDTQLDMDNGEAESSHSKEKIWGDAGSPGKKRGRLKLKKLPLSICSSRDQAKPKDDIFPRSCPLTDKNMGNSTTRNKPLFSKEPSGDNLMPIDVAPMRKCQEFKAPACVKQNKVIQS, encoded by the coding sequence ATGGAAGCTAATATATGCGACATCAATCACTTGGATGCTGATGTTCTTTTGCCTCCTCGGAAGCGCCTGCTTGCAGGATTCAAGAAACAGAATTCTGATGGTGATGCTGCCTTGGCCCCTCCTGCAGTTGCTTCATCCTCATCCTCAGCATCGCCTTCTTCTCCTCCTCCCCCTACTCCATCTCCTTCATCCCCATCTCCGCCTTCGCCAACTCCTTGTTCTCCATCTTCAAGTGAATTTCAAGCCCGCCTCAACAatcttttgacttctcattttaatAATAACCGTAATCTTTCACCTGAGGAAATCGTAGAAGCCTCAAAATCAGCTGCTGATGCTGCTGTTAAGGCTGCTGAAGCTGCAAGAGCTACGGCTCAGGAGAAGGCTATTATTGCAGCAAAAGCTGTGACAGCTGCTAAAAGTGCATTAGCCTTAGTTGCGTCTTTTCCTGAAGAGGCAGCTAGCAAGGAGAGGAACTTACAAAGGAATAAGCTGAAGAAGCATGTCCAGGTTCAACTTTTGTACAAAAAGCACCAACCTATTGAGAATTATAGGGCTGATGAAGAATTAGCTCGTAAGCTGCATAGGGTTATGAACAGCTCTCCTAGAATTTCGAAGAACCCTTCCAGTTCTGATTTCAAGGGTCATAAAAATAAGAAGCCTAAGAGCTCACCGACTTCTGAGAGAACTAGGATTTCAAATGGAAGTGTAGCATTTGGAGGAAACCTATCTTCTATGTGCAACGGGCATGGTGTTGCAGGTGAATTGGATTCTGAAGGCTCCATTGGCGAGGTATGCACAAGTACAGCAAATGAGAAGACATCCAAATATGAAAAAGATACTCAATTAGATATGGATAATGGGGAAGCAGAATCAAGTCACTCAAAGGAGAAAATATGGGGAGATGCAGGTTCGCCCGGTAAAAAGAGGGGAAGACTGAAACTAAAGAAGTTGCCGTTAAGCATTTGTAGCTCTAGGGATCAAGCAAAACCCAAGGATGATATTTTTCCCAGAAGTTGCCCATTGACTGACAAGAACATGGGCAATTCTACTACTCGCAATAAGCCTTTGTTTTCTAAGGAGCCTTCAGGTGATAATCTGATGCCAATTGACGTTGCACCAATGCGGAAATGCCAGGAGTTCAAAGCACCTGCATGTGTTAAACAGAATAAAGTGATTCAATCATGA